Part of the Pseudomonadota bacterium genome is shown below.
CCTGCATTGCTCCGCTGCGGCTTGCCTCCAGGACCTCATCGATGGATATCCGTCTTTCAGTAACCTTTATACCCCAGTCCCTGGTGAGCTGGAGCACGGAATCCCTGGTGATCCCGGGAAGAATGCTGCCGGAAAGGGGCGGGGTGATCAATTCATCATCAATCAGAAAAAAGATATTTGAGGTGCCGACTTCCTCGATGTATTTCCTTTCTATGGCATCAAGCCAAAGAACCTGGGTAAAACCCTGATTATGGGCATCAACCGAGGCCATGAGACTTGCGGCATAGTTCCCTGCAGTCTTAGCATTACCAACCCCGCCGGGAACAGCGCGCACATACTTATCTGTTACAAAAATCTTTACCGGATTAAATCCTTCGGGATAATACGCCCCCACCGGACTTAATATAATGTAAAAAAGAAATTTTTTGGCCGGCCGGACACCCAGCCCCGCCTCAGACGCTATCATGGTCGGGCGGATATATAATGTCGCGCCATGAGCTTTAGGAACCCAGTCTTTTTCGACTCTTAAAAGGATTTTCAAGGCCTCAAGGACTGCCGGAACATCTATTTCCGGCATACACATCCGTGCTGCCGAAATGTTCATCCTTTCCAGGTTTGCCTCCGGCCTGAACAGATAAATCGTATCGTCTTTGCTCCGATAAGCCTTCAGCCCCTCAAAAATCGCCTGGCCATAATGAAACACCATGGCCGCCGGATCAAGCTGAAAACTCTGGTACGGCACAACAACACC
Proteins encoded:
- a CDS encoding branched-chain amino acid aminotransferase — translated: GVVVPYQSFQLDPAAMVFHYGQAIFEGLKAYRSKDDTIYLFRPEANLERMNISAARMCMPEIDVPAVLEALKILLRVEKDWVPKAHGATLYIRPTMIASEAGLGVRPAKKFLFYIILSPVGAYYPEGFNPVKIFVTDKYVRAVPGGVGNAKTAGNYAASLMASVDAHNQGFTQVLWLDAIERKYIEEVGTSNIFFLIDDELITPPLSGSILPGITRDSVLQLTRDWGIKVTERRISIDEVLEASRSGAMQEVFGTGTAAVISPVGSLHYRGEDCQVNGGRTGALAQKLFDELQAIQFGEKEDPHGWMVAI